The sequence AAGGATCGCGAAGAATTTTTTATTGGTTGGAAAATTTCCGGATCGATAAACTTATCTAAAGCTAATTGATTGGCATAAATTTTCTTCTTATCTATTCCGTGGATAGTAGCGAAACTTGGACGTGAATTTATTAGATGTTGATTTGATTTTATATAATCAGCAATATCATCTAGTGTACAAGTTGGATTGGCAATCTTATCGACAGGGATCATGACATCCCAAATTTTTTCTATTTCTAATGAAAATTGTAATGCAGATAAAGAGTCGCCACCAAGTTGGCGAAATGTTACTGCTGAATGAATAACCATATCAGGAGAGCCTACTAGATATTGAGTCAGTTTTATTAAGGTTTCTAATATATTACTTTTATTAATATGTTGTGAAAAATTAGAGTAATTATTATTGTAAATTTCTTGATATAATTTATTTAAATCATCAATATAATGAGCTTTAATTTTTTGCCTTAATGGTTTTCCTAGTTCGGATAATAAGTTATTTTTCTGACTGAAAGGTTCTGTATCGATTAAGAAATCTCGTGGCACTTCATAGGATTTTAAACCGGCGTCTTTAGCAATTTTTTCGAGTGATTGGTGAATTAATCGTTTTATTTCGCTCTGTTGTTTATTATACCGATATAATAATTCTGGTGTAGGAATAATAACAGCTAATAAATAAGACCACTCACTATTGCCATAAATAAAAATATCTTTTATTAAAGGGCTATCTTTATACAAAGTCTCAAGCATTGTTGTAGTTATAAACTCACCTTGAGAAAGCTTAATAACGTTTTTTCTTCTTTCTAAAAAGACTAAATGATCTTTTGCTGTCTCTTTGACGATATCTCCAGTTTTATAATAACCTTGTTCATCAAAAAGTTGGCTATTTAATTTAGGATATTTGTAATAACCGGGAATAATGGTAGATGTTTTAAGTAATAACTCACCTCGTGGATAAGGTTTATCGGTTGAATAATAACCTAGTTCAGGAACATCGAGAAGTTTATAATCCTCAACCGGTGGTTTTAATACCTTATTATTGTTACAGATAGCTAATGTTTCTGTACTACCATATTGATTATATAATTTTATTTCAAATAGTGATTCAATGAAATCAGCTAACTTCTTAGCAAGAGATCCTGAACTAAAGCTTATATGTGTTATTCTACCGCCAAAAATATTGATACGTATCTCTCTTTTAAGCTTGCTATCAAGCAGTGGTTCATTGGTGGTTTTTTTTCTAGCTTCTAATTCACTTTGATATTGTTGAAATATCATTTCAGCTACCCTGGGTACTAATAAAAGTTCAGTAGGTTTTGCTAAGGCAATATCTTCGAATAACGTGGATAAGTTACTTTTAGCGACCAGATAACAAGTACCACCTCTAGCTAACTGATTGTTAAGTAGTTGGCTTGCCAAACCATGACTTATCGGTAGATACAGAATAGTCGTATTTTCTTTATTCGTATTATTAGCAAATAGGTTAGCGTCCCACATATTTGCTACCAATTTTTCTGTATAAATAGCGCCTTTGGGTGCACCAGTACTACCTGAGGTATAAATTATCATTGATATTGAGGATGTATCATCACTATTTTCGGGATAAGGTACTTTCGGTAACTGGCTACCAAAACGGATAATATTGGCTAATACTTCGATTTTGATAGTTAATTGACTTTGTAATTGTTCTAGTTTTTCTGCATTGTCATGGGAAGGGTCATAATCGAAAACAATGATTCGTTTTATTGAGTTATTATTTTTGGCTAACTCTACTGCCATAGGTAAGTATTCTATGCTGGCTGCGATTATTTGTTGTTCTATTTTTTGTAAAATAAGTGTTAATTCTTTTTTTGATAAATTAGTTTGTAGAGGAACTAGAATTGCATTAATTTGAACACAAGCGAGATTAATAGCAATATAGTCACTATGAATAAAGGATAGGATAGTTACTTTATCACCGGCTTTTAGTGGGTATTGGTCATTGTGATACCATTCATTAGCAATACTTTCAGCTCTATTCCATAATTGTTTATAAGTCATTGTTTGATATTTTGCTGCTAATTGGCAAACAATGCGCTTGGATTTAGTATCTTTTATATAATGCTTAACGCGTTCGCCAATAGCAGGGCGATTATGATATTTTTTTATAATATTTTCAATAATATAAACTAAACGCATAACACCTCCTTGTTATTTTTTTGCTCAAAATAAAAGTATATTAATTATACAAGTAGGCTTAACGTATGTTCAGTGATATTAAGTGAGTTGCAAATCATGGGAAAGATAAATTTACGCAAAATAGGGTAGGGATGGTAATTAACAATAAGAAATATATGAGAGAGTAACTATAACTTTTTGTTGATTAAAATAAATTATTACAAATATGTTAATGGTGTCCCCTGCAGGAATCGAACCTACAATTAGCCCTTAGGAGGGGCTTGTTATATCCATTTAACTAAGAGGACATAAATCTTTTTAATCTAACTTATCTTAATATGCCACTCATTCTACTATTAAATCCCTATTAAAATCAAGTTGTTGAATGCCATTGGTTTAATTTTATTGCTGATGACTAGATTTGTGTTTAATTGGTTTGTTTGTTAGTTATGTTATATAAATAGATTATTTGTAAATTTATAGTTTTTATAAATTATAAATTAATGAATGATTTAATAATTATTGTTATTTAATTTAGTTGTCTATTTTACATTATGCCGTTTTCATCATATTGAGAATAATTTTTATTATTTTGTTTTTGTTAATATTTTTTGTCTATAACTTGGAGTAATTTATTTGTTTTTTTAACCTATCTGCTTATTTCAAATAATGGCCTGCACATTATATGCTTAGATAAATAGTGATTAAATTCTTATCATTAAATAAAAAAGTAAGTAAGATTAAATTAATGTGGATATATAATTATGAATGGACAATCTATGTGAGGGTGTTTTGTTGAATAGAAAAACAAGATTTAAAACATATCGCTTATGCGGAGTATTGTTTGCAGTAGGATTGCTAACGAGCTGTTCCAGTACACCTACTGATAATCAACAGCGCTCTGATCCGCTAGAGAGTTTTAATCGAACAATGTTTGATTTTAATTACCATGTGCTTGATCGTTATGTGGTGCGTCCAGTTGCGGTCGCCTGGCGTGATTATGTTCCTATGCCTGCTCGTAATGGTCTAGTCAATTTTTTGGCTAACCTGGAAGAGCCTGCAAGTATGGTGAATAATTTTCTACGTGGCGATATCTATCAAGGAATGAAACATTTCAATCGTTTTTTCCTAAATAGTGTTTTTGGTATGGCAGGTTTGATCGATATTGCTTCAATGGCTAATCCTAAACTTGCTAAACAAGAGTCTAATCGTTTTGGTAGTACCTTAGGTTATTATCAGGTTGGCTATGGTCCATATGTGGTATTGCCAGGTTATGGTAGTTTTACCTTACGAGAAGATGGGGGCGATTGGGCTGATAAGGCTTACCCGATGCTAAGTTACCTTACTTTTTGGATGTCAGCTGGAAAATGGGTATTAGAAGGAATCGAAAAGCGGGCACTTTTATTAGATTCTGATGGTATTTTGCAAAACTCTTCCGATCCTTATTTAATGATTAGGGAAGCTTATTTTCAAAATAAAGATTTTAAGGCGCAGGGAGGTGTGTTGAAACCGACGATTAATCCTAACGCCGCAGTGATTGAAGAAGATTTGGATTCTATCGATTAGTAAAAGGTGGGTATATTTAATTTAAATGTTCATTGGTAAAAAATAACGAGCAGATGATTTATTGATTTGTGTGGTCACGGTCACTTGATTCTCTATAAATTAAAAAGGCAATTAATAATATAATTTTTTACTAATCATCATCTTCGATGAATTATTTATTATTATTTAATTAGTGGATGCTGGTATTGCTACGGTATTAAGATTTAAGATTATTATCACTAAATATTTCCTACTAACCGATTTTAGGAAGGATAGCTGTGGCTATCCCTTTTATGTTTTCAGCAAAAATTAAAATTTGTAGTTAAAGTTAACGCCAGCTAACCAAGCGCTTCCACTAGATTTAAATTCATAGGCCGGCAGAGCTGGGCTAGCAGGTATTGCCGGCATTTCTTCTTTGATTTTTACGTTTTGACCATGCATGTAGGAAATTCCTACGTCAACTGAAGCATTTTCGTTAAAGGCATAAGTCGTACCGGCACTGATCCAAAAGCGATCTTGATCAGGAATTGAGATCGAGCGATTTTTAGCTGGCACCGGGCTATCATCAAAGGCTATACCAGTACGAAACGTCCAATGATCATCATGATAGTAGGTAGTGCCTAACGCAATTCGGAAAACATCTTTAAAGCCTTCATGTTTATTGAATAAAACTCGTCCGTCATCTTTTGCGGTGGCTTTCAGTTCTTTGAACTGACTCCAACTGGTATAGGCTAAACTATAATGAACAGCCCATTTAGGTGCGACTTTATTATAACCGGAGATTTCCCAAATTTCAGGTAGATTCAAATTGAGTTTACCTTTAATGCTGTTGCCGCCTAAACCACCAGGTATAAATGTGGGAAGCTCATTACTATAGTCGCCGTTAAACTTTATTTTAACTTCTGAACGATAAGTAAAGCTGTAACGATTATTCTCATCTAATTCATACAAAATACCAGCTTTCCAGCCATATCCCCAATCATCACCTTTAAGTTTGGCAATAGTGGTTGATTCAGGTAGCCCTTTTAGACGTCCAAGCTCCCCCATATGACGGGTAATTTCTGCATCGGCATAAACTGCATTTAAACCCAAACCTGCACTGAAATGCTCATTAAACCGATAAGCCCCACTTAAATTAAGGTTAAGTGTGGTCAGATCGGTTTTGCCGCCAATAGGCCCGGCATTATAGTTGTGATTGAATTCGGTGGCTAAGCCGTAATTAGTGGTAATTGAAGAACCAACCGCCCATTTTTCATTTACTGGAAAAATAAAATGGGCATTGGGTATCCAGGCATGAGGAGCGATGTTTCTTGAAGTGGTACTGTTACCAGTGACAGGTGATTTTCCTTTTATATCAACGTCAGGATTAATATAAATTGCACCAAAAGAGAGCACAGGGTTATTGAATAACATCATAGCAGCTGGATTGCGACTACCAACGCTAGCATTATCGCCAATCGCACCTTCGCCTGAAAAAGCACGCCCCAATGCAGAGGTGGAATATTCGTTTAGTTGAAAGCCAGCAGCGCTAGCATTTGTTGAAATAAAACTTACAGCCATTGCCAAAATTGTATGTTTGAACAGGTTTTTCTGGTTCATGACCAAAACCCCTTAAATTATATTTATGATAAGAGCGACATTGTTAGTCGCAATAGAAAGGCCAGCAATTGTATTGGCTCCATGCCAATATGGCAAATCAGACCAGTTGACAGAGTATAGAATTGAATACCGGTTTTATTACAAGCATGTTCACCGCGTATGTGTTATTTGTTTGTAAAAATGTGATTTATTTAACATAAATTGATGCATCATTTATGCGAAGTGGTTGAGACAGGGTAACAATAGGATATTAGATCAAATAACTATTTGATATTTTATAAATTATTAGATAGTGACTAGTAT is a genomic window of Arsenophonus apicola containing:
- the fadL gene encoding long-chain fatty acid transporter FadL is translated as MNQKNLFKHTILAMAVSFISTNASAAGFQLNEYSTSALGRAFSGEGAIGDNASVGSRNPAAMMLFNNPVLSFGAIYINPDVDIKGKSPVTGNSTTSRNIAPHAWIPNAHFIFPVNEKWAVGSSITTNYGLATEFNHNYNAGPIGGKTDLTTLNLNLSGAYRFNEHFSAGLGLNAVYADAEITRHMGELGRLKGLPESTTIAKLKGDDWGYGWKAGILYELDENNRYSFTYRSEVKIKFNGDYSNELPTFIPGGLGGNSIKGKLNLNLPEIWEISGYNKVAPKWAVHYSLAYTSWSQFKELKATAKDDGRVLFNKHEGFKDVFRIALGTTYYHDDHWTFRTGIAFDDSPVPAKNRSISIPDQDRFWISAGTTYAFNENASVDVGISYMHGQNVKIKEEMPAIPASPALPAYEFKSSGSAWLAGVNFNYKF
- a CDS encoding thioester reductase domain-containing protein, translating into MRLVYIIENIIKKYHNRPAIGERVKHYIKDTKSKRIVCQLAAKYQTMTYKQLWNRAESIANEWYHNDQYPLKAGDKVTILSFIHSDYIAINLACVQINAILVPLQTNLSKKELTLILQKIEQQIIAASIEYLPMAVELAKNNNSIKRIIVFDYDPSHDNAEKLEQLQSQLTIKIEVLANIIRFGSQLPKVPYPENSDDTSSISMIIYTSGSTGAPKGAIYTEKLVANMWDANLFANNTNKENTTILYLPISHGLASQLLNNQLARGGTCYLVAKSNLSTLFEDIALAKPTELLLVPRVAEMIFQQYQSELEARKKTTNEPLLDSKLKREIRINIFGGRITHISFSSGSLAKKLADFIESLFEIKLYNQYGSTETLAICNNNKVLKPPVEDYKLLDVPELGYYSTDKPYPRGELLLKTSTIIPGYYKYPKLNSQLFDEQGYYKTGDIVKETAKDHLVFLERRKNVIKLSQGEFITTTMLETLYKDSPLIKDIFIYGNSEWSYLLAVIIPTPELLYRYNKQQSEIKRLIHQSLEKIAKDAGLKSYEVPRDFLIDTEPFSQKNNLLSELGKPLRQKIKAHYIDDLNKLYQEIYNNNYSNFSQHINKSNILETLIKLTQYLVGSPDMVIHSAVTFRQLGGDSLSALQFSLEIEKIWDVMIPVDKIANPTCTLDDIADYIKSNQHLINSRPSFATIHGIDKKKIYANQLALDKFIDPEIFQPIKNSSRSLSSFHNILLTGANGYLGKFLCLALLEELNKTDGKLICVIREKDNDSARQRLINTFSPHNRELMFKFKQLADKHLTVFAGDLTKPQLGVDEKTWHYLSQTIDHIFHAGALVNHVLPYQHLFETNVLGTAELIKLALVNQLKHFVFISSVIVAIPSDNNKPLNEDDNICDAIPYQEIYNQYANGYAISKWASEILLHEAYNRFKLPVTIFRPSMILAHRQYATELNIIDVFTRLLLSIVNTKIAPKSFYQSNSNLSPHYNGLAVDFVVSSIIKLSKNNDNQQLTFNMVNPQNDKVSLDTIIDWLINSGINIKKIDDYEEWYQQFKLAMQKLPNNLKQYSMLPVIRKLKQPEK
- the mlaA gene encoding phospholipid-binding lipoprotein MlaA; its protein translation is MNRKTRFKTYRLCGVLFAVGLLTSCSSTPTDNQQRSDPLESFNRTMFDFNYHVLDRYVVRPVAVAWRDYVPMPARNGLVNFLANLEEPASMVNNFLRGDIYQGMKHFNRFFLNSVFGMAGLIDIASMANPKLAKQESNRFGSTLGYYQVGYGPYVVLPGYGSFTLREDGGDWADKAYPMLSYLTFWMSAGKWVLEGIEKRALLLDSDGILQNSSDPYLMIREAYFQNKDFKAQGGVLKPTINPNAAVIEEDLDSID